In a genomic window of Sulfurimonas denitrificans DSM 1251:
- the purH gene encoding bifunctional phosphoribosylaminoimidazolecarboxamide formyltransferase/IMP cyclohydrolase, with amino-acid sequence MKRALVSVSDKSGVVDFCKSLVKNGFEIISTGGTYKILVENGIKAIEIDEVTKFPECFEGRVKTLNPFVHGGILHRRDKQSHLDQAKELGVEAIDLVCVNLYPFKATIEKTDDFEEIIENIDIGGPAMVRSAAKNFDGVMIVTDADDYVKVIDAIENEKNTLEFRRNLMIKAYEHTAAYDSMIANYMNTRFNGGFGEKQFIVGNKVMDTRYGENPHQKGALYEFDKHYSDNFKTLKGEASFNNLNDLSGAVKIASAFGAENAVCITKHGNPCGFAIKDTLLEAYEEALKCDPVSAFGGVVAVNGVVNKELALKMNEIFLEVIIAGRITQEAQEVFASKKRIKLFEMGSEKLLLANDAKDFKHIDGGFVYQDADKVNNDEVKNAKLMTTRDATSQEKKDMEIAYKVASLTKSNCVVYVKNSAMVAVGMGMTSRVDASECALKKAKAMGLDVTGAALASEAFFPFRDSIDAAAAAGVKSVIEPGGSIRDEEIIEAANEFGMSLYFSEVRHFLH; translated from the coding sequence ATGAAAAGAGCATTGGTAAGTGTAAGCGATAAGAGTGGTGTAGTTGATTTTTGTAAATCGCTTGTAAAAAATGGTTTTGAGATTATCTCAACTGGTGGAACATATAAGATATTAGTAGAAAATGGTATAAAAGCAATTGAGATAGATGAGGTTACAAAATTTCCTGAGTGTTTTGAGGGGCGTGTTAAGACTCTAAACCCGTTTGTTCACGGCGGAATTCTACATAGACGCGACAAACAGTCACACCTAGACCAAGCAAAAGAGTTAGGTGTTGAGGCTATTGATTTGGTTTGTGTAAATCTTTACCCTTTTAAAGCAACGATTGAAAAGACTGATGATTTTGAAGAGATTATTGAAAATATAGATATAGGCGGACCTGCAATGGTGCGCTCAGCTGCAAAAAACTTTGATGGCGTTATGATTGTAACGGACGCAGATGATTACGTAAAAGTTATCGATGCGATAGAAAATGAAAAAAATACACTAGAGTTTAGAAGAAATCTAATGATAAAAGCTTACGAGCATACAGCAGCGTATGATAGTATGATAGCAAACTATATGAACACTCGTTTTAACGGTGGTTTCGGAGAGAAGCAGTTTATAGTAGGAAACAAAGTAATGGATACTCGTTACGGGGAAAATCCTCATCAAAAGGGTGCTTTGTATGAGTTTGATAAACACTACTCAGATAACTTTAAAACATTAAAAGGCGAAGCTAGTTTTAACAACCTAAATGACTTAAGCGGTGCGGTAAAAATTGCTTCTGCTTTTGGAGCTGAAAATGCTGTTTGTATAACAAAACATGGAAACCCATGTGGTTTTGCTATAAAAGATACTCTATTAGAGGCTTATGAAGAAGCCCTTAAGTGTGACCCAGTTTCTGCTTTTGGCGGAGTTGTTGCAGTTAATGGCGTTGTGAACAAAGAGTTGGCTCTAAAAATGAATGAGATATTTTTAGAAGTAATCATTGCAGGTCGTATTACCCAAGAAGCACAAGAGGTGTTTGCTTCTAAGAAGCGTATCAAGCTATTTGAGATGGGAAGCGAGAAGTTACTCTTAGCAAATGACGCTAAAGACTTCAAACACATAGATGGTGGTTTTGTCTATCAAGATGCTGACAAAGTAAACAATGATGAAGTAAAAAATGCAAAACTAATGACAACTAGAGACGCAACAAGCCAAGAGAAAAAAGATATGGAGATAGCTTACAAAGTGGCATCTCTTACAAAATCAAACTGTGTAGTGTATGTTAAAAACTCTGCAATGGTAGCGGTTGGAATGGGTATGACAAGTCGTGTTGATGCTTCAGAATGTGCTTTGAAAAAAGCTAAAGCAATGGGGCTCGATGTTACAGGAGCAGCACTTGCAAGTGAAGCATTTTTTCCATTTCGTGATAGCATTGACGCAGCCGCAGCCGCTGGTGTAAAGAGCGTAATAGAACCTGGCGGAAGCATAAGAGATGAGGAAATCATAGAAGCCGCAAATGAGTTTGGTATGAGTCTATACTTCTCAGAAGTAAGACACTTTTTACACTAA
- a CDS encoding 6-phosphofructokinase produces MKNIAILSSGGDVSGMNPAIKHFVEYALHNGLTPYFVYNGFEGLIDNKITKASHSDVAGIINRGGTILGSSRSKRFMLKNYREVAKKNLDALDIDMLIVLGGDGSFRGMDIFYKEHGVKFCGIPSTIDNDINGTIYCLGVDTALNVIKDSIDNIRDTASSFSRAFVIETMGRDCGYLALVSSLCSGAELCLIPEVEYNLSSYEDSFKEQIKNGRKYFIVIVSEGIKDNSKEIAEWLEQKVGIESRVTVLGHTQRGGTPSIYDRLMAYKFVNHAIDALLGDINSSVVCYSKTGFIHKDIDEITSQKYMLDPELLSYLKKF; encoded by the coding sequence ATGAAAAATATAGCTATTTTATCCTCTGGCGGTGATGTAAGTGGAATGAATCCCGCAATTAAACACTTTGTTGAGTATGCATTACACAATGGACTCACTCCTTACTTTGTTTACAACGGTTTTGAGGGGCTAATTGATAACAAAATAACAAAAGCATCTCATAGCGATGTTGCTGGGATTATAAATCGTGGCGGTACAATTTTGGGCTCTTCAAGAAGTAAAAGATTTATGCTCAAGAACTACAGAGAAGTGGCGAAGAAAAATCTTGACGCTTTAGATATTGACATGTTAATCGTTTTAGGCGGAGATGGCTCTTTTAGGGGAATGGATATATTTTATAAAGAGCATGGTGTAAAGTTTTGTGGTATCCCATCAACCATAGATAACGACATAAACGGCACTATATACTGCCTTGGAGTGGACACAGCTCTAAATGTAATCAAAGACTCAATTGACAACATCAGAGATACAGCCTCCTCTTTTTCAAGAGCATTTGTAATAGAGACTATGGGGCGAGATTGCGGTTATTTAGCTCTTGTATCATCTTTATGTAGCGGAGCGGAACTCTGCCTTATACCAGAAGTAGAATATAATCTAAGTAGTTATGAAGATAGCTTTAAAGAGCAGATAAAAAACGGAAGAAAATATTTTATCGTTATAGTTTCAGAGGGTATTAAAGATAACTCAAAAGAGATTGCAGAGTGGCTTGAGCAAAAAGTTGGCATAGAGTCAAGAGTAACTGTTTTAGGGCATACTCAAAGAGGCGGAACTCCTAGCATATATGACAGACTTATGGCTTACAAGTTTGTAAATCACGCAATTGATGCCCTTCTTGGCGATATAAATTCAAGTGTTGTCTGCTATAGTAAAACTGGGTTTATTCATAAAGATATAGATGAAATAACAAGCCAAAAGTACATGTTAGACCCAGAGCTTCTTAGTTATCTAAAAAAGTTTTAA